The proteins below are encoded in one region of Flavobacterium nackdongense:
- a CDS encoding four helix bundle protein yields the protein MAKYSSFEDMEVYQKALSFGVKVYKLTLSNQQINKDFGLKDQLQRAALSISNNIAEGFERETKKELIRFLYFSKGSAGECRNMFNFLKLLEYINEENFYSHRNDVLEISKQLGNYIKYLKNLEKQDKKS from the coding sequence ATGGCAAAATACAGTTCATTTGAAGATATGGAAGTTTATCAAAAAGCCTTGTCTTTTGGAGTTAAAGTGTATAAACTAACATTGTCAAATCAACAAATTAATAAAGATTTTGGATTAAAAGATCAATTACAAAGAGCTGCATTGTCCATTTCTAATAATATTGCCGAAGGTTTTGAAAGAGAAACGAAAAAAGAATTAATTAGGTTTTTATATTTTTCAAAAGGTTCGGCGGGCGAATGCCGAAATATGTTCAACTTTTTAAAATTGTTAGAATATATAAATGAAGAAAATTTCTACAGCCACAGAAATGATGTCTTAGAAATATCAAAACAATTAGGTAATTACATTAAATATTTAAAAAATCTTGAAAAACAAGACAAGAAGTCTTAA
- a CDS encoding HesB/IscA family protein produces MIQVSDTAKKKIIDLMQDDGFDASKDYVRVGVKSGGCSGLSYDLKFDKNKGDDDKIFVDNEITIAVEKKSFLYLAGTILEYSGGLNGKGFVFNNPNASRTCGCGESFSL; encoded by the coding sequence ATGATACAAGTTTCTGATACAGCCAAAAAGAAAATCATCGATTTGATGCAAGACGATGGTTTTGATGCCTCAAAAGACTACGTTAGAGTCGGAGTAAAAAGCGGTGGATGCTCGGGTTTGTCCTATGATTTGAAGTTTGATAAAAATAAAGGAGACGATGATAAAATTTTTGTGGACAACGAAATAACCATTGCAGTAGAGAAAAAATCATTTCTGTATTTAGCAGGAACAATTTTAGAATATTCTGGAGGATTAAACGGAAAAGGATTTGTTTTTAATAATCCAAACGCGAGTAGAACTTGTGGTTGTGGAGAGAGTTTCTCTTTGTAG
- a CDS encoding MBL fold metallo-hydrolase translates to MKLYPIETGNFKLDGGAMFGVVPKTIWNKTNPADANNLIDLAARCLLIEDGNRLILIDNGMGNKQSDKFFGYYYLWGSHSLDNSLSKYGFHRDDITDVFLTHLHFDHCGGSVNWNKDKTGYEVAFKNAKYWTNENHWEWATKPNLREKASFLSENILPIQESGQLHFLKLPETDFGFSTELNFDIFFADGHTEKQMIPQIKYRDKTICFMADLVPTVGHLPLPYVMGYDTRPLLTMPEKSKFLNIAAENNYYLFLEHDAHNEIITVEKTERGVRLKEVFSCDKIFI, encoded by the coding sequence ATGAAACTCTATCCTATAGAAACAGGTAATTTTAAATTAGACGGCGGCGCGATGTTTGGCGTGGTGCCAAAAACCATTTGGAACAAAACAAACCCTGCAGATGCCAACAATTTAATAGATTTGGCAGCCAGATGTTTGCTCATCGAAGACGGCAATCGCCTCATTCTGATAGACAATGGAATGGGCAACAAGCAGTCCGATAAATTTTTTGGCTATTACTACCTTTGGGGTTCCCATTCATTGGATAATTCCTTGTCTAAATACGGCTTTCATCGCGATGATATTACTGATGTGTTTTTAACTCATCTTCATTTTGACCATTGTGGCGGAAGCGTCAATTGGAACAAAGATAAAACGGGCTATGAAGTGGCGTTTAAAAACGCCAAATATTGGACCAATGAAAACCATTGGGAGTGGGCGACAAAACCAAATTTAAGGGAAAAAGCATCTTTTCTTTCAGAAAACATTCTGCCCATTCAAGAAAGCGGTCAATTGCATTTTTTGAAATTACCTGAAACTGATTTTGGATTTTCCACCGAATTAAATTTCGACATTTTCTTTGCTGATGGTCATACCGAAAAACAAATGATACCTCAAATTAAATACCGAGATAAAACCATTTGTTTTATGGCTGATTTAGTCCCAACTGTGGGGCATTTGCCTTTGCCTTATGTGATGGGTTATGATACCAGACCACTTTTGACCATGCCCGAAAAATCAAAGTTTCTGAATATCGCTGCCGAAAATAATTACTATTTATTTTTGGAACACGATGCCCACAACGAAATTATTACTGTCGAAAAAACAGAAAGAGGGGTTCGGTTGAAGGAAGTATTCAGTTGTGATAAAATCTTTATATAA
- a CDS encoding S8 family peptidase, with product MNTFKSSLLSAVALSLLVGCGTSKTTTNISSLMIQAPVNVQKKAALKEAELNRWSHLDIIKDTIPGMSVDKAYAELLKDKKGKKVIVGIVDSGVDIEHEDLKSVVWTNKKEIPGNGIDDDKNGYIDDIHGWNFLGDITKENLEYERIIAHKNLVDEATYLEAKALNDKKIMSSTNGKKQLETMSSDATKADEVLTKHFGKTGYSIEEVNAIDAKDEEISKSKMMMQRINSFGMTVPEFKIALQKELDGYNSVINGDNLKTNYRKVVGDNPDDITDTKYGNNQVMGPDPKKENILHGTHVAGIVAQIRNNGLGGDGVATNVEILTVRAVPDGDEYDKDIALGIRYAVDNGAKVINGSFGKAFSPHKQWVYDAIKYAEKKDVLIVHAAGNDAKDIDLANNFPNDSDDKKTEFADNLITIGALNYEYGNKVVARFSNIGKLNVDVFAPGVKIYASTPNNTYKLLQGTSMASPNVAGVAALIRSYYPKLSAKQVKHILMDSGVALPFDVIVGGKAADVRPFTNLSATGKMVNAYNALLMAEKMSK from the coding sequence ATGAATACATTCAAATCCAGTCTATTGTCTGCTGTTGCGCTATCGCTATTAGTAGGATGTGGAACTTCAAAAACAACTACGAATATCAGTTCGTTGATGATTCAAGCACCCGTTAACGTTCAAAAAAAGGCTGCGCTTAAAGAGGCAGAATTAAATCGATGGAGTCATTTAGATATTATAAAGGACACTATTCCAGGAATGAGTGTTGATAAGGCTTATGCAGAATTACTCAAAGACAAAAAAGGAAAAAAAGTAATCGTAGGAATTGTTGATTCAGGGGTTGATATCGAACACGAAGATCTGAAATCGGTGGTTTGGACCAATAAAAAAGAGATTCCAGGAAACGGAATTGACGATGATAAAAACGGTTATATCGATGATATTCACGGTTGGAATTTTCTGGGCGATATTACTAAAGAAAATTTAGAATACGAAAGAATTATTGCCCACAAAAACCTTGTGGATGAAGCCACTTATTTAGAGGCAAAAGCATTGAACGATAAAAAAATTATGTCTTCAACCAACGGAAAAAAACAATTAGAAACCATGTCTTCTGATGCGACCAAAGCCGATGAAGTTTTAACAAAACATTTTGGCAAAACGGGCTATTCAATCGAAGAAGTAAACGCTATCGACGCGAAAGACGAAGAAATTTCTAAAAGTAAAATGATGATGCAACGTATAAATTCCTTTGGAATGACCGTGCCGGAATTTAAAATTGCTTTACAAAAAGAATTGGACGGCTACAATTCCGTAATTAATGGTGATAATCTTAAAACCAATTACAGAAAAGTAGTAGGAGACAATCCAGATGATATTACCGATACCAAGTACGGCAACAATCAGGTTATGGGGCCAGATCCCAAAAAGGAAAATATTCTTCACGGCACGCACGTGGCAGGAATAGTTGCCCAAATTAGAAACAACGGTTTAGGCGGAGATGGAGTAGCAACGAATGTCGAAATCCTTACGGTTCGTGCGGTGCCAGATGGTGACGAGTATGACAAAGACATTGCACTTGGTATTCGTTATGCGGTAGATAACGGTGCGAAAGTAATCAATGGAAGTTTTGGAAAAGCATTTTCTCCACACAAACAATGGGTTTATGACGCTATAAAATATGCCGAAAAGAAAGATGTATTAATCGTTCATGCGGCAGGCAATGACGCCAAAGACATCGATCTGGCAAATAATTTCCCCAATGATTCTGACGATAAAAAAACAGAATTCGCAGATAATTTAATCACCATTGGAGCCTTGAATTATGAATATGGAAACAAAGTCGTGGCTCGTTTTTCTAACATCGGAAAACTCAATGTCGATGTTTTTGCTCCGGGTGTCAAAATTTATGCTTCGACACCAAATAATACCTACAAACTATTGCAAGGAACCTCAATGGCATCTCCAAATGTAGCTGGTGTAGCCGCTTTAATTCGTTCGTATTATCCAAAATTATCCGCCAAACAAGTGAAACATATTTTGATGGATTCTGGTGTAGCGCTTCCATTTGATGTTATCGTTGGAGGAAAAGCCGCAGACGTTCGTCCTTTTACTAATTTGTCCGCAACAGGCAAAATGGTCAATGCCTACAATGCTTTATTGATGGCTGAAAAAATGTCAAAATAA
- a CDS encoding M1 family metallopeptidase → MKKILLLAAISLNFGTLFAQSTTYWQQQVDYKMDVVMNVKNYQYKGKQELVYTNNSSDTLKRVYYHLFNNAFQPGSEMDARLQSIKDPDARMVNKIKVGDAEIKESRIKTLKPNEIGYLNVSNFKQDGRIANAKTVGTILEVTLAKPILPHSKTTFTLDFEGQVPVQIRRSGRNNVEGIELSMAQWYPKIAEFDFEGWHADPYIAREFQGVWGNFDVNITIDAAYVLGGSGYLQNKNEIGHGYQDAGITVVHPKNTKTLTWHFYAPMVHDFTWAADKNYLHDLVKGPNNVDLHFLYKNNPKIIDNWKNLQPLMAKVMDFYNKTVGDYPYKQYSFIQGGDGGMEYAMCTLMLGEGKFEGIVGTATHELGHSWFQHILASNESKHPWMDEGFTSYIEDLAINEIAVQKRENPFEASYKAYYKLVESGKEHPQTTHGDRYNENFAYSIASYSKGSIFLSQLEYLIGKDNVGKTLKKYFQDFKFKHPTPNDIKRTAERISGANLDWYLTDWTQTTNTIDYGIKAVNEAGNSSKIILERIGRMPMPIDILVEYTDGTQERFYIPLRMMSFEKENPSRSIGTEIKRTVLSDWAWAYPTYEFSISKTKNTIKKITIDPSKLMADVKQADNTFEIK, encoded by the coding sequence ATGAAAAAAATTCTTTTACTCGCCGCAATTTCACTGAATTTCGGAACTCTTTTCGCCCAGAGCACCACCTATTGGCAACAACAGGTCGATTATAAAATGGACGTGGTGATGAATGTCAAAAATTACCAATACAAAGGCAAGCAGGAATTGGTTTACACCAATAATTCTTCGGATACTTTGAAACGGGTTTATTATCATTTATTCAATAATGCATTTCAACCCGGCAGCGAAATGGACGCCAGACTTCAAAGCATCAAAGATCCCGATGCAAGAATGGTCAACAAAATAAAAGTCGGTGATGCCGAAATCAAAGAAAGCCGAATCAAGACTCTAAAACCGAATGAAATTGGCTATTTGAATGTTTCGAATTTCAAACAAGACGGCCGTATCGCCAATGCAAAAACTGTAGGAACCATTCTCGAAGTGACTTTAGCAAAACCCATTTTGCCGCATTCAAAAACCACTTTTACTTTAGATTTTGAGGGACAAGTTCCAGTGCAAATTCGTCGATCAGGCAGAAATAATGTGGAAGGAATCGAATTGTCGATGGCGCAATGGTATCCCAAAATAGCCGAATTCGATTTTGAAGGTTGGCATGCCGATCCCTATATTGCTAGAGAATTTCAAGGCGTTTGGGGAAATTTTGATGTCAATATAACCATCGACGCAGCCTATGTTTTGGGAGGTTCAGGGTATTTACAAAACAAAAACGAAATAGGTCACGGTTATCAGGATGCAGGAATTACGGTGGTGCATCCAAAGAATACCAAAACCTTGACTTGGCATTTTTATGCCCCAATGGTGCACGACTTTACATGGGCAGCCGATAAAAATTACCTTCACGATCTGGTCAAAGGTCCCAATAATGTCGATTTGCATTTCCTGTACAAAAACAATCCAAAAATCATTGACAACTGGAAAAACTTGCAACCTTTGATGGCCAAAGTGATGGATTTTTATAACAAAACCGTTGGTGATTATCCGTATAAACAATACTCCTTTATTCAAGGTGGCGATGGCGGAATGGAATATGCTATGTGTACTTTGATGCTGGGAGAGGGCAAATTTGAAGGAATCGTAGGAACAGCAACACACGAATTGGGACATTCTTGGTTTCAGCATATTTTGGCTTCCAATGAAAGCAAACATCCGTGGATGGATGAAGGTTTTACCTCCTATATCGAAGATTTGGCAATCAATGAAATAGCCGTGCAGAAAAGGGAAAATCCTTTTGAAGCGTCTTATAAAGCCTATTACAAATTAGTAGAATCAGGCAAAGAACATCCCCAAACCACGCACGGAGACCGCTATAACGAAAATTTTGCGTATAGCATTGCCTCCTACAGCAAAGGCTCCATTTTCTTGTCGCAATTAGAATATCTGATCGGAAAAGATAATGTTGGTAAAACTTTAAAAAAATATTTTCAGGATTTCAAATTCAAACACCCAACGCCCAATGACATCAAGCGAACTGCCGAACGCATTTCAGGAGCCAACCTCGATTGGTATCTCACCGATTGGACACAAACTACCAACACAATCGATTATGGCATTAAGGCGGTAAACGAAGCAGGTAATTCTTCAAAAATTATCCTCGAAAGAATAGGTCGTATGCCAATGCCAATCGATATTTTAGTCGAATATACCGATGGCACCCAAGAGCGTTTTTACATTCCGTTGCGAATGATGAGTTTTGAGAAAGAAAATCCATCCCGAAGCATCGGGACTGAAATTAAAAGGACCGTTTTAAGCGATTGGGCTTGGGCTTATCCTACTTATGAATTTAGTATTTCGAAAACCAAAAACACCATCAAAAAAATCACAATAGACCCTAGTAAATTAATGGCAGATGTCAAGCAAGCAGACAATACTTTTGAAATTAAATAA
- a CDS encoding geranylgeranyl reductase family protein, with protein sequence MKSFDVAIIGSGPSGASAAFELAKNGISAVIIEKEILPRYKTCGGGLVFRGRKNMPFDVSSVVEKEFYEVDTYFANTPLKFTTQRDQPIVSMIMRDAFDNLIVEKAKEKGVVLLQNHKVLDISFGDIQTIHTSEGDVQAKFIIAGDGALSPVSKIAGWQETRTIIPALEYEVEVSAADFERLSKNVRFDVDVIPLGYGWCFPKKNHLSIGVGAFVKSKQKIDLKKIYADYLKILGINEIISEEAHGFVIPVSPRTDTFVQKNVFLIGDSAGFADPITAEGISNSILSGVLAAQSIAESNLDSVRAAQLYQEKLENSLLPEIRTGVVLAKFFYEKKTLRNLFLKKYGQVLANAMTEVFMGERTYPKDYKASIRRKLKEIVF encoded by the coding sequence ATGAAATCATTTGATGTAGCTATAATTGGCAGTGGTCCTTCGGGAGCTTCGGCAGCGTTTGAATTGGCCAAAAACGGAATTTCTGCTGTGATAATCGAAAAAGAAATTCTGCCTAGATACAAAACCTGTGGCGGAGGCTTGGTTTTTAGAGGTCGAAAAAATATGCCCTTTGATGTTTCATCGGTGGTGGAAAAAGAATTCTATGAAGTAGACACTTATTTTGCCAATACGCCTCTAAAATTTACTACTCAAAGAGACCAACCCATCGTGAGCATGATTATGCGGGACGCGTTTGACAATCTGATTGTTGAAAAAGCGAAAGAAAAAGGAGTTGTACTTTTGCAAAATCATAAAGTCTTAGACATTAGTTTCGGTGACATCCAAACGATTCACACCTCGGAAGGCGATGTGCAAGCAAAATTCATTATTGCCGGTGACGGAGCATTGAGCCCGGTATCTAAAATAGCGGGTTGGCAAGAAACGAGAACTATAATTCCGGCTTTAGAATATGAAGTTGAAGTTTCTGCTGCCGATTTCGAGCGTTTGTCAAAAAATGTTCGGTTTGATGTAGATGTTATTCCGCTGGGTTACGGTTGGTGTTTTCCTAAAAAAAATCATTTGTCTATTGGGGTGGGCGCTTTTGTAAAATCGAAGCAAAAAATAGATCTCAAGAAAATTTATGCTGACTATCTTAAAATCTTAGGCATCAACGAAATCATTAGTGAAGAAGCACACGGCTTTGTGATTCCGGTTTCACCCAGAACGGATACCTTTGTTCAAAAAAATGTTTTTTTGATTGGGGATTCAGCAGGATTTGCCGATCCTATTACTGCCGAAGGCATATCCAACTCCATTTTGAGTGGTGTTTTGGCGGCACAATCCATCGCCGAAAGTAATCTTGACTCCGTTCGAGCCGCCCAATTGTATCAAGAAAAACTGGAAAACAGCCTCCTGCCCGAAATTAGAACAGGAGTAGTTTTGGCTAAATTTTTCTACGAGAAAAAAACATTGCGCAATCTTTTCCTCAAAAAATACGGTCAGGTTTTGGCCAATGCCATGACCGAAGTATTTATGGGAGAAAGAACCTATCCAAAAGATTATAAAGCATCTATCCGTAGAAAATTGAAGGAAATTGTTTTTTAA
- a CDS encoding ABC transporter ATP-binding protein — translation MRKLAIRNMALSYGNHSILKGIDFEITQGKITALIGPNGAGKSSAFRVLAGLVQPDSGKVFLDQKELANFNLLKNHCGYLLETADFYPYLSGRKNLELFIGLTNSKANAIDLLEKVGLSQAADKKVQQYSRGMKQRLGLAQVLIDNPSFLILDEPFNGLDPEVKEQILRLLVDLKKQGKGILVSTHLLEDIEAIADDFILLNQGEIYLSGSMESYRTDKQNVTLHFEETVPKDLEIEFDFFSKDHKIGLSASIEETKIVVKKLQELGYIPYKIERSSILYDKYMEIAK, via the coding sequence GTGAGAAAACTAGCAATTCGAAACATGGCTTTGAGCTATGGCAATCACAGCATTTTAAAGGGAATTGATTTTGAAATAACTCAAGGCAAAATTACCGCCCTAATCGGTCCCAATGGCGCGGGCAAAAGTTCGGCTTTTAGAGTTTTGGCAGGATTGGTGCAACCTGATAGCGGCAAAGTATTTTTAGACCAAAAAGAATTAGCAAATTTTAATCTCCTCAAAAACCACTGTGGCTATTTGCTCGAAACAGCCGATTTCTACCCTTATCTTAGTGGAAGAAAAAACCTAGAACTTTTTATAGGTCTAACGAATTCTAAAGCCAACGCAATTGATTTATTAGAAAAAGTAGGGCTCAGCCAAGCGGCCGATAAAAAAGTGCAGCAATATTCTCGTGGAATGAAACAACGTTTGGGATTGGCACAAGTACTTATTGATAATCCCTCATTTCTGATTTTGGATGAACCTTTCAACGGTTTAGACCCGGAAGTCAAAGAACAAATTCTTCGACTTTTGGTCGATTTGAAAAAGCAAGGCAAAGGCATTTTGGTTTCTACTCATCTTTTAGAAGATATTGAGGCCATTGCAGATGATTTTATACTATTGAATCAAGGCGAAATCTATCTTTCAGGAAGTATGGAAAGCTACCGCACCGACAAGCAGAATGTCACGCTGCATTTTGAAGAAACGGTACCAAAAGACCTTGAAATTGAGTTTGATTTTTTCAGTAAAGACCATAAAATAGGACTCAGCGCAAGTATTGAAGAAACCAAAATAGTGGTCAAAAAACTTCAAGAATTGGGCTACATTCCTTATAAAATAGAGCGCTCTAGCATTTTGTATGACAAATATATGGAAATCGCCAAATGA
- a CDS encoding ABC transporter permease — protein MRQLLKFEVIKLLHRPRTFLSIGLMLVLVALIFWGLKAEGENALGYLFQSLGDNFLMQGSILNGYMVSFLILNTLWIHIPILIVIVTGDLFSSELESGTVRLLMTRPLSRNRVALAKFGTAVIYVFFFVLIFSIVALGLALLLFGSGDLIVAFNGLQILPETDLLWRFFAAFGYAFLAMSTFAIFSVGISFFTRKSLVAILITLGIIVINTLLQTLASSLFLGWEFFLITYHFAQWQLFFYSEMDWVSLLNSAIWLVCFSVFCIVVSLIRFKHLKITE, from the coding sequence ATGAGACAATTGCTAAAATTTGAAGTTATAAAATTGCTCCACCGGCCAAGAACTTTTTTAAGTATTGGCTTGATGTTGGTTTTGGTTGCACTCATTTTTTGGGGATTAAAAGCCGAAGGCGAAAATGCTTTGGGCTATTTATTCCAATCTTTGGGCGACAATTTTCTGATGCAAGGTTCCATTCTCAATGGGTATATGGTTAGTTTTTTAATATTAAATACACTTTGGATTCATATTCCTATTTTGATCGTTATTGTAACCGGCGATTTATTTAGCTCCGAACTAGAATCAGGAACCGTTCGACTATTGATGACCAGACCGCTTAGCCGAAATCGTGTTGCACTTGCCAAATTTGGAACAGCTGTGATTTATGTGTTCTTTTTTGTGCTGATTTTTTCTATCGTCGCATTAGGACTTGCTTTGCTGCTGTTTGGTAGCGGCGATTTGATTGTGGCTTTCAACGGCCTGCAAATTCTACCCGAAACCGATTTGCTCTGGCGCTTTTTTGCTGCTTTTGGATATGCTTTTTTGGCAATGAGCACTTTTGCCATTTTCTCGGTGGGGATTAGTTTTTTTACCCGAAAATCATTGGTGGCGATACTCATCACTTTGGGAATCATTGTGATTAATACTTTATTGCAAACCTTGGCTTCCTCTCTATTTTTAGGTTGGGAATTCTTCCTGATTACCTATCATTTTGCGCAGTGGCAATTGTTTTTTTATTCGGAGATGGATTGGGTTTCTTTGTTGAATTCAGCAATTTGGTTAGTCTGTTTTTCAGTATTCTGCATTGTGGTTTCATTGATAAGATTTAAACATTTAAAAATTACCGAATGA
- a CDS encoding DUF885 domain-containing protein produces MKKIILLFFVSTFAFISCNKSDKNSASGDADFVKLSEEFIYGYLAWRPQTGVYLGYHQYDGKITDYSKASIAAEVARLKEYEKKLAAIDSTTLSTKTFYDWKMLGFNIKRELLNFENLAVYTKNPMTYAGAIDVNIYIKRNFAPLEQQIKSIIAIENEAPKLYEDAKANLQDSLALPHIQLAIEIAKGSASFLGYDLLVALKDVKNDSLMKVFNSANKKAIDAINDYVSFLEKEKLPKANNDYAIGKENYQKMLLYNEGITMSADDILAIGIKELQKEQASFDAAAKIINPNKKPIDVYNDMQKEHPTAASLIPDSKKNLEAIRQFLIDKKIVTMPSEVRVKLEETPAFARATSTASMDTPGPFETKATEAYYYITPVDSKWTPKQAEDWLSQFNYYSTDVVSVHEAYPGHYTQFLHLNASDASKIQKIFGSYAFIEGWAHYTEKMILDAGFGNSGDPIKAAKYRMAQSGEALLRLCRLCVSVKTHCYGMNVDDATKFFMNNWYQGEKSSSQEALRGTYDPGYLFYTLGKLQILKLQEDYKKQEGNKYSLQKFNDAMLDNGMPPIQIMREILLKDKTIWNDIL; encoded by the coding sequence ATGAAAAAAATTATCCTCCTATTTTTTGTCTCCACTTTTGCTTTTATAAGCTGTAATAAAAGCGATAAGAATTCCGCTTCAGGCGATGCCGATTTTGTAAAACTATCCGAAGAATTCATTTATGGATATTTGGCTTGGCGTCCGCAAACAGGGGTTTATTTGGGGTATCACCAATATGATGGAAAAATTACGGATTACAGTAAAGCATCGATCGCAGCCGAAGTAGCTAGACTAAAGGAGTATGAAAAAAAACTTGCTGCAATAGACTCCACTACTTTGAGCACCAAAACTTTTTATGATTGGAAAATGTTGGGCTTCAATATCAAACGAGAGTTGCTCAACTTTGAAAATCTGGCAGTCTACACCAAAAATCCGATGACTTATGCTGGAGCCATTGATGTAAATATTTACATTAAAAGGAATTTTGCGCCTCTCGAACAACAAATTAAATCCATTATCGCTATTGAGAATGAAGCGCCAAAATTATACGAAGATGCGAAAGCAAATCTTCAAGATTCATTGGCTTTGCCACACATTCAATTGGCTATTGAGATTGCAAAAGGCTCCGCTTCTTTCTTGGGCTACGATCTTTTGGTAGCCTTGAAAGACGTTAAAAATGATTCTTTAATGAAGGTTTTCAATAGTGCCAATAAAAAAGCCATCGACGCCATAAACGATTATGTTTCCTTTTTAGAAAAAGAAAAACTTCCTAAAGCCAATAACGATTATGCCATTGGAAAAGAAAATTATCAAAAAATGCTCTTGTATAACGAAGGAATTACAATGTCAGCTGATGATATCTTAGCCATTGGAATTAAGGAATTACAAAAAGAACAAGCTTCTTTTGATGCCGCCGCAAAAATTATAAACCCAAACAAAAAGCCGATCGATGTTTACAATGATATGCAAAAAGAACATCCCACAGCAGCAAGTTTAATTCCAGATTCTAAGAAAAATCTAGAAGCAATTCGGCAGTTTTTGATTGATAAAAAAATTGTTACAATGCCTTCTGAAGTTCGTGTAAAACTGGAAGAGACTCCAGCATTTGCAAGAGCAACCAGCACAGCTTCGATGGATACTCCCGGTCCTTTTGAAACCAAAGCTACCGAAGCCTATTACTACATCACCCCAGTTGATTCGAAATGGACACCTAAACAGGCCGAAGATTGGCTGTCACAATTTAATTATTATTCTACCGATGTGGTTTCTGTTCACGAAGCGTATCCTGGTCATTATACTCAGTTTTTGCATTTGAATGCTTCCGATGCATCCAAAATTCAGAAGATTTTCGGAAGTTATGCCTTTATCGAAGGCTGGGCTCATTATACCGAAAAAATGATTTTGGATGCAGGATTTGGTAATTCTGGAGACCCAATTAAGGCGGCCAAATACCGTATGGCACAATCTGGTGAAGCCTTGTTGCGTCTTTGTCGTTTGTGTGTGTCGGTCAAAACACATTGCTATGGAATGAATGTGGATGATGCTACCAAATTCTTTATGAACAACTGGTATCAAGGCGAAAAATCTTCAAGTCAAGAAGCCTTGAGAGGTACTTATGACCCCGGATATTTATTCTATACTTTGGGAAAATTGCAAATCTTGAAATTGCAGGAAGATTACAAAAAACAAGAAGGTAATAAGTACAGTTTGCAAAAATTCAACGATGCGATGCTGGACAACGGAATGCCTCCTATTCAAATTATGCGCGAAATATTATTGAAAGACAAAACCATTTGGAATGATATTCTATAA
- a CDS encoding L-threonine 3-dehydrogenase, whose amino-acid sequence MNPKILIIGACGQIGTELTHKLRAIYGTENVVASDIRKLNNEVVNSGTFEVINALDFNQIEHLVEVHQITDIYLMAALLSATAEKNPAFAWDLNMNSLFHVLNLAKAKKIKKIFWPSSIAVFGPTTPRENTPQYTIMEPSTVYGISKQAGERWCEYYHTHFGVDVRSVRYPGLISWSTPPGGGTTDYAVDIYHKALSDGKYECFLSSETKMPMMYMDDAIAATIQIMQAPAEEIKIRSSYNLAAMSFTPTEIAAEIEKHIPEFSISYQPDFRQTIADSWPASIDDSRARADWNWHHEFDLESMTAEMLKNLR is encoded by the coding sequence ATGAATCCTAAAATATTAATTATTGGCGCTTGTGGGCAAATTGGCACTGAATTAACGCATAAATTGAGAGCGATTTATGGCACCGAAAATGTCGTTGCTTCCGATATTCGAAAATTGAACAATGAGGTTGTCAATTCTGGAACTTTTGAAGTCATAAATGCGTTGGATTTCAACCAAATCGAACATTTAGTCGAAGTGCATCAAATTACCGATATTTATTTGATGGCAGCATTACTATCGGCTACAGCCGAAAAAAACCCTGCTTTTGCTTGGGATTTGAATATGAATTCCTTGTTTCACGTTTTGAATTTGGCCAAAGCCAAGAAAATAAAAAAAATATTCTGGCCCTCAAGTATTGCCGTTTTTGGACCAACAACGCCACGCGAAAATACGCCACAATATACCATTATGGAACCTTCGACGGTTTACGGAATTAGTAAACAAGCTGGCGAAAGATGGTGCGAATATTACCATACTCATTTTGGTGTTGATGTTCGAAGCGTGCGTTATCCAGGACTAATTAGCTGGTCAACGCCTCCGGGCGGAGGAACCACAGATTATGCTGTAGATATTTATCACAAAGCATTAAGCGACGGAAAATACGAGTGCTTTTTATCCTCAGAAACCAAAATGCCGATGATGTATATGGACGACGCGATTGCTGCTACGATTCAAATTATGCAAGCTCCCGCGGAGGAAATCAAGATTCGTTCTTCCTATAATTTGGCCGCAATGAGTTTTACTCCCACCGAAATTGCAGCCGAAATCGAGAAACATATTCCTGAATTTAGCATTTCATACCAACCCGATTTTCGTCAAACCATCGCCGATAGTTGGCCGGCAAGTATCGATGATTCTCGTGCCAGAGCAGATTGGAACTGGCATCACGAGTTTGATTTAGAAAGTATGACTGCGGAAATGTTGAAGAATCTGCGGTAA